The following are encoded in a window of Lactobacillus acidophilus genomic DNA:
- a CDS encoding polysaccharide deacetylase family protein has protein sequence MAQKYHVPFLDFPIKKIVLFKKETKFHPVLGGYKNNQIDENYNPLDLLAKVVSESDGDVIPMIISHAGYIDKYMIDHSSLIIPRVKEAAAWMSQEAKNCIIKNNVQLVRYSERK, from the coding sequence ATGGCACAAAAATATCATGTTCCTTTTTTAGATTTTCCTATAAAAAAGATAGTTCTATTTAAGAAAGAAACAAAGTTTCATCCAGTATTAGGAGGATATAAGAATAATCAAATTGATGAAAATTATAATCCTTTGGATTTATTAGCAAAGGTAGTTTCTGAAAGTGATGGCGATGTTATTCCAATGATTATTTCTCATGCTGGATATATTGATAAGTATATGATAGATCATTCTAGTCTCATTATTCCGAGAGTAAAAGAAGCTGCTGCATGGATGAGTCAAGAGGCTAAAAACTGTATTATAAAAAATAATGTTCAGCTTGTAAGATATAGTGAACGTAAATAG
- a CDS encoding glycoside hydrolase family 78 protein has product MKITNILVNQMEHPLGFDLSNLRITFELTEMENIIGNVYKNISVGKVESEQPIYFEPDELYENNAFKINMELEPRTKYWVKIGVRNDNEVTSSNTWFETGKMDEKFYGKWITNKKDVENTLFKKDFELANKQIKSARLYSTTLGVYEVDLNGVKVGNEFLAPGFTNYDKIVQLQTYDVTKLVTKNSNNELVFSVGDGWYKGNLGFDGGQTNIYGDKKSILAELHVTYTDNSEQVISTDSSWLTTEGKIIKSSIYYGEDIDDTKDILDWSSVVILNKSTSIVRDRLSLPIMKKEVLKVKEIIHTPKNEIVLDFGQNHAGWPVFINRLARGKKITLQMGEILQDGNFYNKNLRLARAAFTYISDGEEKLIRPHFTYFGFRYVKISGVTDVNKDDFESWVLYSDLKQTGFIKTNNDKVNRLFKNVIWGQKSNFMDVPTDCPQRDERLGWTGDAEIFAPTASFNMNTYEFYKKYAKDMLVEQEDNKGMLPIIVPSLKQKSTGMAIWSDAATIIPWVTYRFFDDLGVLKQNYSQMKNWVDWITQNTKTKYLWIGQMQLGDWLSLDNGANPQGKTNEDYIASIYYFVSASIVSKAARLLHYDMESDYYENLARNIKTNILNEFVTEKGRIAIDTQTALVSALHFGLVHDYQKSQVVADLVKKVKDDNKHLQTGFVGTPFLLSVLSNNNQHHLAMDIFMQEDCPSWLYEVNMGATTIWERWNSVLPDGKMNPEGMNSLNHYSFGAVMMWMYQCVVGLNQFDAGFKEIYFAPKFDCRLKDIYSEFDSTYGKIKVEYHLETNEKHLIRMNLVIPFGVKMKVKLPRSAKYLINGKEKIGIVKLEYGKYDISYIPTKSYLNYYDLNSKLVDILDNNDLVKRIDQIDEKILQKVKRMGNTRSIFINKKIDELLDFEEISQEEKNQLVDILHKTIFIKLNLF; this is encoded by the coding sequence ATGAAAATTACAAATATTTTAGTTAACCAAATGGAACATCCTCTAGGCTTTGATTTGAGTAATTTAAGGATTACTTTTGAATTGACAGAGATGGAAAATATAATAGGAAACGTTTATAAGAATATATCTGTCGGTAAAGTTGAATCTGAACAGCCGATTTATTTTGAGCCTGATGAATTATACGAGAATAACGCTTTTAAAATAAACATGGAGTTAGAGCCTCGTACTAAGTATTGGGTAAAAATCGGAGTAAGAAATGATAACGAAGTTACGTCTAGTAATACTTGGTTTGAAACAGGGAAAATGGATGAAAAGTTTTATGGAAAGTGGATAACCAATAAAAAAGACGTAGAAAATACATTATTTAAAAAAGATTTTGAGTTAGCAAATAAGCAGATAAAAAGTGCAAGATTATATTCAACCACATTAGGGGTGTATGAAGTTGATTTAAATGGAGTAAAAGTTGGAAATGAATTCTTGGCGCCTGGTTTTACTAATTATGACAAAATCGTACAATTGCAAACTTATGATGTTACAAAATTAGTAACAAAAAATAGTAATAATGAATTGGTATTTTCTGTTGGAGATGGTTGGTATAAAGGAAATCTAGGCTTTGATGGCGGCCAAACTAATATCTATGGTGATAAAAAATCAATTTTAGCAGAACTTCATGTTACGTATACTGATAATAGTGAACAAGTCATTAGTACAGATTCAAGTTGGTTAACAACTGAAGGAAAAATAATTAAATCATCAATTTATTATGGTGAGGATATTGATGATACAAAAGATATTTTAGACTGGTCATCGGTAGTCATTCTTAATAAATCTACTAGTATTGTTAGAGATCGCTTAAGTTTACCAATAATGAAAAAAGAGGTATTGAAGGTTAAAGAAATCATTCATACTCCTAAGAATGAAATAGTATTAGATTTTGGCCAAAATCATGCTGGATGGCCTGTATTTATTAACCGACTTGCACGTGGAAAGAAAATTACGTTACAAATGGGGGAAATACTACAAGATGGTAATTTTTATAACAAAAATCTTAGGTTAGCTCGTGCAGCATTTACTTATATTTCAGATGGTGAAGAAAAATTAATACGACCACATTTTACGTATTTTGGATTTAGGTATGTAAAAATCTCTGGAGTAACTGATGTGAATAAGGATGATTTTGAATCGTGGGTATTATATTCTGATCTAAAACAAACTGGATTTATTAAAACTAATAATGATAAAGTAAATCGTCTTTTTAAGAATGTAATTTGGGGACAAAAAAGTAATTTCATGGATGTGCCAACTGATTGTCCGCAAAGGGATGAGCGGCTGGGGTGGACAGGAGACGCTGAAATATTTGCACCAACTGCCAGTTTCAATATGAATACTTATGAGTTTTACAAGAAGTATGCTAAAGATATGCTTGTTGAACAAGAAGATAACAAAGGAATGCTTCCTATTATTGTACCTAGTTTAAAACAAAAAAGTACTGGAATGGCAATTTGGAGTGATGCTGCTACCATCATTCCTTGGGTTACTTATCGATTTTTTGACGATTTAGGAGTTTTGAAGCAAAATTATTCTCAAATGAAAAATTGGGTTGATTGGATTACCCAAAATACTAAAACCAAATACTTATGGATTGGACAAATGCAATTAGGAGATTGGCTTTCCTTGGATAATGGGGCTAATCCTCAGGGCAAAACTAACGAAGATTATATTGCATCTATTTATTATTTTGTTTCTGCAAGCATAGTATCTAAAGCAGCTAGATTGCTTCATTACGATATGGAGTCAGACTATTATGAAAATTTGGCTAGAAATATAAAGACAAATATTTTAAATGAATTTGTTACTGAAAAAGGTAGGATAGCCATTGATACTCAGACAGCATTGGTTTCAGCGTTACATTTCGGATTAGTGCATGATTATCAAAAGTCACAGGTTGTAGCTGATTTAGTGAAAAAAGTAAAAGATGACAATAAGCATTTACAGACTGGATTTGTTGGGACACCATTTTTATTGTCGGTATTATCAAATAATAATCAGCATCATTTGGCTATGGATATTTTTATGCAAGAAGATTGCCCAAGTTGGCTTTATGAAGTAAATATGGGAGCAACCACAATATGGGAACGTTGGAATTCGGTATTACCTGATGGTAAGATGAATCCTGAAGGGATGAATTCATTAAATCATTATAGTTTTGGCGCTGTGATGATGTGGATGTATCAATGTGTAGTAGGTTTAAATCAATTTGATGCTGGATTTAAAGAAATTTACTTTGCACCTAAATTTGATTGTCGATTAAAAGATATATATTCAGAGTTTGATTCAACATATGGGAAGATTAAAGTGGAATATCATTTGGAGACCAATGAAAAGCATTTGATAAGAATGAATTTAGTCATACCATTTGGAGTGAAAATGAAGGTTAAGTTGCCTAGATCTGCTAAATATTTGATTAACGGAAAAGAAAAGATAGGTATTGTTAAATTAGAATATGGGAAATACGATATTAGTTATATTCCAACTAAGAGCTACTTAAATTATTATGATTTAAATAGTAAGCTTGTTGATATTTTAGATAATAACGATCTTGTGAAAAGAATTGATCAAATTGATGAAAAGATCTTGCAGAAAGTAAAAAGAATGGGAAATACCAGAAGTATATTTATTAATAAAAAAATAGATGAATTGCTTGATTTCGAAGAAATTTCACAGGAAGAAAAAAATCAGCTTGTTGATATATTACATAAAACAATTTTTATAAAGTTGAATCTCTTTTAA
- a CDS encoding LacI family DNA-binding transcriptional regulator produces the protein MTTIRDIAKLSGVSVATVSRIINHSGKVSETTKQKVEKIISQTHYQPNQVARTLYQKKSKMIGIIIPDLNNRFYAQIIDGIQEVIQKEGYTALISFSTNSDVKKYQNAIINFENNNVDGIITSAFTIPPNFHLNTPLVMYDSANINDDIVRIVSNNTKGGKESIKLLSKKIEKVLIQHWPLSLPTIRERIEAMTAEASKLKIDYLLEETPENNPYISAQSALNKSNQFDAIITVNDLYAAEIIKEAKRRNLKIPDDFQLVGYDNNILCGYTSPTISTIDQNPKLIGQTAAHRLLDLMSGNNSTRNSIIDVLPIKRDSTL, from the coding sequence ATGACTACAATTAGGGATATTGCTAAACTATCAGGAGTATCTGTAGCAACCGTATCTAGAATTATTAACCATTCCGGTAAAGTAAGTGAGACTACGAAACAGAAAGTAGAAAAGATAATTTCTCAAACGCACTATCAGCCAAATCAAGTTGCTAGAACTCTCTACCAGAAAAAATCTAAAATGATTGGTATTATTATTCCTGATCTAAACAATAGATTTTATGCTCAAATAATTGATGGGATTCAAGAAGTTATTCAAAAAGAGGGCTACACTGCACTTATTTCATTTAGTACTAATTCTGATGTAAAAAAATATCAGAATGCTATCATCAATTTTGAAAATAATAATGTAGATGGCATTATTACTTCTGCTTTCACTATTCCACCCAATTTTCATTTAAATACTCCATTAGTTATGTATGATAGTGCAAACATTAATGACGATATTGTGCGTATTGTGTCAAATAACACCAAAGGTGGAAAAGAAAGTATTAAATTATTAAGCAAGAAAATTGAGAAGGTACTTATTCAACATTGGCCATTATCCTTACCTACTATTCGTGAACGTATAGAAGCAATGACAGCAGAAGCTTCTAAATTAAAAATTGACTATTTACTTGAAGAAACACCAGAAAATAATCCCTATATTTCTGCTCAAAGTGCATTAAATAAGTCTAACCAGTTCGATGCTATTATTACTGTTAATGATCTATACGCTGCTGAAATAATAAAAGAAGCCAAAAGACGGAATCTAAAAATACCTGATGATTTTCAGTTAGTAGGCTATGACAACAATATTTTATGTGGATATACATCCCCTACTATTTCTACAATTGATCAAAACCCTAAATTAATCGGTCAAACTGCTGCACATAGATTGCTAGATTTAATGTCTGGTAATAACTCAACCAGGAATAGTATTATTGATGTTTTGCCGATTAAAAGAGATTCAACTTTATAA
- a CDS encoding MFS transporter — translation MNVEELKKSNKHNWKLKIGILGISLFLQVAGSNLAAIPMIAKSFPKESVTSIQALFTIPSFTIMLFILFSNAVIKWVGKRNTVIIGMIATTIGGVMPFFINNFPLIVFSRLLVGAGIGLFTSLAVSLIGDCFSGDEQKTLIGIQGAMGTLGNSACTFISGLLLGINWQTTFLYMLLVIPFLILFMMGYTRKMEKQTTVEKNDTKANTKEKSHAKIPGRIYIAFFMLFLYFSAFMVEATASALVIQQNQLANQGVLSTEIAVAGLIGAVISMGYSRIYKLFHNYTPVITTICGALGFIVCSQASNMAIFFVGLLLMFVSSLIIPYVYDTILSDVDSSISNLIISIAQVCNNLGAFASPYVIAFLSNVCHLSTPVDQMRISAGILLVITIVFFAMAVTHKKVNTVTKVD, via the coding sequence ATGAACGTTGAAGAACTAAAAAAATCCAATAAGCATAATTGGAAATTAAAAATTGGAATTCTAGGAATATCTTTATTCTTACAAGTTGCGGGCTCTAACTTGGCAGCAATTCCAATGATTGCTAAATCGTTTCCAAAAGAATCAGTAACTTCGATTCAAGCTTTGTTTACGATTCCATCGTTTACTATTATGCTTTTTATTTTATTTAGTAATGCGGTTATTAAATGGGTAGGTAAGCGTAACACAGTTATTATTGGTATGATTGCCACAACTATCGGTGGTGTAATGCCATTCTTTATCAATAACTTTCCATTAATTGTATTTAGTAGATTATTAGTTGGTGCCGGTATCGGTTTGTTTACTTCATTAGCTGTATCACTTATCGGTGATTGCTTCAGTGGTGATGAACAAAAGACTTTAATTGGTATCCAAGGGGCAATGGGAACTTTAGGAAACAGTGCATGTACTTTTATTTCTGGTTTACTTTTAGGGATTAATTGGCAAACTACATTCCTTTATATGCTTCTCGTAATTCCTTTCTTAATTTTATTTATGATGGGATATACAAGAAAAATGGAAAAGCAAACTACTGTTGAAAAGAATGATACTAAAGCAAATACCAAAGAAAAAAGCCATGCTAAAATTCCTGGCAGAATTTATATTGCATTCTTCATGCTGTTTCTATACTTTTCAGCATTTATGGTCGAAGCAACAGCGTCAGCTTTAGTAATTCAACAAAACCAACTTGCTAACCAAGGAGTATTATCTACTGAAATAGCCGTTGCAGGATTAATTGGTGCTGTAATTTCAATGGGATACAGTAGAATATATAAATTATTCCATAATTACACACCAGTAATTACTACTATCTGTGGAGCTCTCGGATTTATAGTATGTTCACAAGCAAGTAATATGGCAATTTTCTTTGTGGGATTGTTATTAATGTTTGTAAGTTCATTAATTATTCCATATGTATATGACACTATTTTAAGCGATGTTGATTCATCTATTAGTAATTTGATTATTTCGATTGCACAAGTATGTAACAACTTAGGTGCTTTCGCATCCCCATATGTCATCGCATTCTTAAGTAATGTATGTCATTTATCTACTCCTGTGGATCAGATGAGAATAAGTGCAGGAATTTTATTAGTAATTACAATTGTATTCTTTGCAATGGCTGTTACTCACAAGAAAGTTAATACAGTTACTAAAGTAGATTAA
- a CDS encoding DUF5060 domain-containing protein: MQTIEKWKRYELTLPGPTGGNPFRDVQLTAIFDHNNHPITVDGFYDGNGIYKVRYMPEVEGDYTVTTYSNVSELDGITDEFNVTSAQENNHGPVRVSGKTHFAYADGTGYIPFGTTAYAWTVQPKEVQEQTLETLKENKFNKIRMLVFPKSYDYNTNEPAIYPFEGAPKVKRGGTDWIFDASDTGFDFTRPVPEYFQNLENNIERLDKLGVEADLILFSPYDRWGFARMGMENNLQYLKYIIARLASYKNAWWALANEYDLMDLVGQIPLKDWDRIGQFVHEKDPSQHLESIHNFYDPPQHKDTIKNWYDHTKPWITHLSVQSDNVFLVPKWIEEYQKPVVDDECRYEGNIEFGWGDNTAHGMMDNFWRVILRGGGCSHGETYIDKPNTDRPIWWAHGGKLYGESQKKINFLYDLLKDNGFTWVKPQATSGPTWELAAGSTPDEKKWLVYFGDNQPEFELFSFLPDGKKYSAKLINAWDETIEDFDGEITNNEKFHLPRRPYQAMLLTEE, translated from the coding sequence ATGCAAACAATAGAAAAATGGAAAAGATATGAATTGACTTTACCTGGACCTACAGGTGGCAATCCATTTAGAGATGTTCAATTAACAGCAATATTTGATCATAACAATCATCCTATAACAGTAGATGGCTTTTATGATGGTAATGGAATTTATAAAGTTCGTTATATGCCTGAAGTAGAAGGTGATTATACTGTTACAACTTATTCCAATGTTTCTGAGTTAGACGGTATAACCGATGAATTTAACGTTACATCAGCTCAAGAAAATAACCACGGTCCAGTTAGAGTATCAGGTAAAACTCATTTTGCCTATGCAGATGGAACAGGATATATTCCATTTGGTACAACTGCCTATGCTTGGACGGTTCAACCTAAGGAAGTACAAGAACAAACTTTAGAAACTTTAAAGGAAAATAAATTTAATAAGATTAGAATGCTTGTCTTTCCCAAGAGTTATGACTATAACACTAACGAACCAGCAATTTATCCGTTTGAAGGTGCTCCAAAAGTAAAACGTGGTGGTACAGATTGGATCTTTGATGCAAGTGATACGGGCTTTGATTTTACTCGTCCTGTTCCTGAATATTTCCAAAACTTGGAAAATAATATTGAACGGTTGGATAAATTAGGTGTTGAAGCAGATTTAATTCTTTTCAGTCCATATGACCGTTGGGGATTTGCTAGAATGGGAATGGAAAATAATCTGCAATACTTAAAATATATTATTGCTAGACTTGCATCATACAAGAATGCCTGGTGGGCACTTGCTAATGAATATGATTTGATGGATTTGGTTGGACAAATTCCATTAAAAGATTGGGATAGAATTGGTCAATTTGTACATGAAAAAGATCCTTCTCAACACCTTGAATCTATTCATAATTTCTATGATCCACCACAACATAAAGATACTATTAAAAATTGGTATGACCACACTAAACCATGGATTACACACTTAAGCGTTCAATCAGATAATGTCTTCCTTGTTCCTAAGTGGATCGAAGAATATCAAAAACCTGTTGTTGATGATGAATGTCGTTATGAAGGAAATATCGAATTTGGTTGGGGTGATAATACAGCTCATGGTATGATGGATAACTTCTGGCGTGTAATTTTACGTGGCGGTGGTTGTAGTCATGGTGAAACTTACATTGATAAGCCAAATACCGATCGTCCAATTTGGTGGGCTCATGGTGGCAAGCTCTATGGTGAAAGTCAAAAGAAGATCAATTTCTTGTATGATTTATTAAAAGACAACGGCTTTACTTGGGTTAAACCCCAAGCAACAAGCGGTCCAACTTGGGAATTAGCTGCTGGTTCAACACCAGATGAAAAGAAATGGTTAGTTTATTTTGGCGACAATCAACCAGAATTTGAATTGTTTAGCTTTTTACCTGATGGCAAGAAGTATAGTGCTAAATTAATTAATGCGTGGGATGAAACTATTGAAGATTTTGATGGTGAAATCACAAATAATGAAAAGTTCCACTTACCAAGAAGACCATATCAAGCAATGTTATTAACTGAAGAATAA
- the galE gene encoding UDP-glucose 4-epimerase GalE encodes MKVLVVGGAGYIGSHAVRELVKEGNDVVVLDSLYTGHRKAVDPKAKFYQGDIEDTFLVSKILRDEKIDAVMHFAAYSLVPESVKKPLKYYDNNVSGMISLLKAMNDADVKYLVFSSSAATYGIPKKLPITEDTPLDPINPYGETKMMMEKIMAWADKADGIKYTALRYFNVAGASSDGTIGEDHGPETHLIPNILKSAISGDGKFTIFGDDYNTKDGTNVRDYVQVEDLIDAHILALKHMMKTNKSDVFNLGTAQGYSNLEILESAKKVTGIDIPYTMGPRRGGDPDSLVADSTKARTILGWKPKHENVDEVIETAWKWHKSHPKGYEDK; translated from the coding sequence ATGAAAGTTTTAGTTGTAGGTGGTGCGGGCTACATTGGCTCACATGCCGTTCGTGAATTAGTCAAAGAAGGTAATGATGTCGTTGTACTCGACTCTTTATACACCGGTCACAGAAAGGCTGTCGATCCTAAAGCAAAGTTTTATCAAGGCGACATCGAGGATACTTTCTTAGTATCAAAGATTTTACGTGATGAAAAAATTGACGCTGTAATGCATTTTGCAGCTTATTCATTAGTACCCGAATCAGTTAAAAAACCACTTAAATACTACGATAACAATGTTTCTGGTATGATTTCATTATTAAAAGCAATGAATGATGCAGATGTGAAATATTTAGTATTCTCAAGTTCTGCAGCTACTTACGGTATTCCTAAGAAGTTGCCAATTACTGAAGATACTCCACTTGATCCAATTAACCCATATGGTGAAACTAAGATGATGATGGAAAAGATCATGGCTTGGGCTGACAAAGCTGACGGTATTAAATATACTGCTCTTCGTTACTTCAATGTAGCTGGTGCTTCAAGCGATGGTACTATTGGTGAAGATCACGGTCCCGAAACTCACCTTATTCCAAATATTTTGAAGAGTGCCATTTCAGGTGATGGTAAGTTTACTATCTTCGGCGATGATTACAATACCAAGGATGGTACTAACGTCCGTGATTATGTTCAAGTTGAAGACTTAATTGATGCTCACATTTTAGCATTGAAGCATATGATGAAGACTAATAAATCTGACGTATTCAATTTAGGTACCGCACAAGGTTACTCTAACTTAGAAATCTTAGAAAGTGCTAAAAAAGTTACTGGTATTGATATTCCGTATACAATGGGGCCTCGCCGTGGCGGTGATCCTGATTCACTAGTTGCCGACTCAACTAAGGCAAGAACTATTTTAGGCTGGAAGCCAAAACATGAAAATGTTGATGAAGTAATCGAAACCGCTTGGAAGTGGCACAAGAGTCACCCAAAGGGCTACGAAGACAAGTAA
- a CDS encoding beta-galactosidase small subunit yields MAYTNNLQIIYGDATLGITGKNFHYLFSYERGGLESLNINNKEWLYRVPTPTFWRATTDNDRGNGFNLKASQWLGADMFTKCTKIELKVDDRQFDELPIAPINNQFSNHEYADHVQIAFWYQTLTNPATDVKIIYNIDNTGCINIVMHYFGKKGLPPLPVIGMRFIMPTAATGFDYEGLSGETYPDRMAGAKEGKFHVDGLPVTKYLVPQENGMHMQTKALKITRSSTLNNADQESEFSLKLKQDKQPFNFSCLPYTAEELENATHLEELPLARRTVLVIAGAVRGVGGIDSWGADVEKQYHINPEKDYEFSFNLN; encoded by the coding sequence ATGGCTTACACAAATAATTTACAAATCATCTATGGTGATGCCACTTTAGGAATCACTGGTAAAAACTTCCATTATCTTTTCAGCTACGAACGAGGTGGGTTAGAATCACTCAACATCAATAACAAAGAATGGTTATATCGTGTGCCGACCCCTACTTTCTGGCGAGCTACTACCGATAATGATCGAGGTAATGGCTTTAATTTAAAGGCATCTCAATGGCTCGGTGCTGATATGTTTACTAAATGCACTAAAATCGAATTAAAGGTAGATGACCGACAATTCGACGAACTTCCAATTGCTCCAATTAATAATCAATTCAGTAATCATGAATATGCTGACCATGTTCAAATTGCGTTTTGGTATCAAACTCTAACTAATCCAGCAACTGACGTTAAAATCATTTATAATATTGATAATACTGGTTGTATTAATATAGTCATGCATTATTTTGGTAAAAAAGGATTGCCACCATTACCAGTGATTGGAATGCGTTTCATCATGCCAACTGCTGCAACTGGCTTTGACTACGAAGGACTTTCGGGGGAAACTTATCCTGACCGAATGGCTGGTGCAAAAGAAGGAAAATTCCATGTTGATGGCTTACCAGTAACTAAATATTTAGTACCACAAGAAAACGGGATGCATATGCAAACTAAGGCACTCAAAATCACTCGTTCTTCTACTTTAAATAATGCTGATCAAGAAAGTGAATTTAGTCTAAAGCTTAAGCAAGATAAACAACCGTTTAATTTTAGTTGTTTACCCTACACTGCTGAAGAATTAGAAAATGCTACTCATCTCGAGGAATTACCACTTGCTCGCAGAACTGTGTTAGTTATTGCTGGAGCTGTGCGCGGCGTTGGTGGTATCGACAGCTGGGGTGCTGATGTTGAAAAGCAATATCACATTAATCCTGAAAAAGACTACGAATTTTCTTTCAATCTTAATTAA